Proteins encoded by one window of Halomonas sp. Bachu 37:
- the hemF gene encoding oxygen-dependent coproporphyrinogen oxidase, whose amino-acid sequence MAHEHLDEVKHYLLDLQDRLCAGLETADGGSRFKEESWQREEGGGGRSRVIVQGQVFEKGGVNFSHVYGAQLPPSATAARPELAGRSFHAVGVSWVLHPHNPHVPTSHGNVRFFIAEKEGEAPVWWFGGGFDLTPFYPVFEDVVHWHRVAREACRPFGDWVYPRYKAWCDEYFYLKHRDETRGVGGLFFDDVNEGGFENCFAFQRAVGDSFLDAYLPIVEHRRGTPWSEREREFQLYRRGRYVEFNLVWDRGTLFGLQSGGRTESILMSLPPLARWEYAWTPEPDSPEALLADYLHPREWLAEAAAAEEES is encoded by the coding sequence GTGGCTCACGAGCATCTCGACGAGGTGAAGCACTACCTGCTCGACCTGCAGGATCGCCTTTGTGCGGGGCTGGAAACCGCCGATGGCGGCAGCCGCTTCAAGGAGGAGAGCTGGCAACGCGAGGAGGGCGGCGGCGGTCGTTCGCGGGTAATCGTCCAAGGGCAGGTGTTCGAAAAGGGCGGTGTCAACTTCTCGCATGTCTACGGTGCGCAGTTGCCGCCCTCGGCTACCGCCGCGCGGCCCGAACTCGCCGGGCGCAGCTTCCACGCCGTGGGCGTGTCCTGGGTGCTGCATCCGCACAACCCTCATGTGCCTACCAGTCACGGCAATGTGCGTTTCTTCATTGCCGAGAAGGAGGGCGAGGCCCCAGTCTGGTGGTTCGGCGGCGGCTTCGATCTCACCCCCTTCTATCCGGTATTCGAGGATGTCGTTCACTGGCATCGGGTAGCGCGGGAAGCCTGCCGCCCCTTCGGCGATTGGGTTTATCCTCGCTACAAGGCCTGGTGCGACGAGTACTTCTACCTCAAGCATCGCGACGAGACGCGGGGCGTCGGTGGGCTGTTCTTCGATGACGTCAACGAGGGCGGTTTCGAGAACTGCTTTGCATTCCAACGGGCGGTCGGCGACAGCTTCCTCGATGCCTATCTGCCCATCGTCGAGCATCGCCGCGGCACTCCCTGGAGCGAGCGGGAGCGTGAGTTTCAGCTCTATCGCCGCGGGCGCTACGTGGAGTTCAACCTGGTGTGGGACCGCGGTACGCTCTTCGGGCTGCAAAGTGGCGGGCGTACCGAATCCATCCTGATGTCGCTGCCGCCACTGGCGCGCTGGGAATACGCCTGGACGCCCGAGCCGGATAGCCCCGAGGCCCTGCTCGCAGACTACCTGCACCCGCGTGAATGGTTGGCAGAAGCCGCCGCAGCTGAGGAAGAATCATGA
- a CDS encoding M48 family metallopeptidase, with the protein MRWLRPLAVTALCASLAACSTSPTGRSQLLLLSDDQLNEMGRQAFTQYQQDLPSADAASQRYVQCITRAIVEVLPEQQRSQQWSVQVFESEQANAFALPGGYMGVNSGMLDIAENQNQLASVIGHEIAHVLANHSNERASTESATQLGLSVLSSTSGIENQQLLGVLGMGAEYGILLPFSRRHESEADVIGLRLMAEAGFDPRASVTLWENMQAASGGGARPPGWMSTHPSQGQRIEGLQAEMQGAMQVYEQARNAGRTPNCPRP; encoded by the coding sequence ATGCGCTGGCTTCGTCCATTGGCTGTCACCGCCCTGTGTGCTTCTCTCGCGGCCTGTAGCACTTCGCCGACAGGCCGTTCCCAGTTGCTGCTGCTCTCCGACGACCAGCTCAACGAAATGGGCCGCCAGGCATTCACCCAGTACCAGCAGGACCTGCCCAGCGCCGATGCCGCCAGCCAGCGTTACGTGCAGTGCATCACCCGTGCTATCGTCGAGGTCCTGCCCGAACAGCAGCGCAGCCAGCAGTGGAGTGTGCAGGTATTCGAATCGGAACAGGCCAACGCCTTCGCCTTGCCCGGCGGTTACATGGGAGTGAACTCGGGCATGCTGGATATCGCCGAAAATCAGAACCAGCTGGCGTCGGTGATCGGCCACGAAATCGCCCACGTGTTGGCGAACCACTCCAACGAGCGCGCCTCCACCGAAAGTGCCACCCAGCTTGGCCTGTCAGTGCTTTCCAGCACGTCGGGCATCGAGAACCAACAACTGCTGGGCGTGCTGGGCATGGGCGCCGAATACGGAATCCTGCTGCCGTTCTCGCGCCGCCATGAAAGCGAAGCCGACGTGATCGGTTTGCGCCTGATGGCCGAGGCGGGTTTCGACCCCCGCGCCAGTGTTACCCTATGGGAAAACATGCAGGCCGCCTCGGGTGGCGGCGCCCGGCCGCCCGGCTGGATGTCGACGCACCCAAGCCAGGGGCAGCGCATCGAAGGACTGCAGGCCGAAATGCAGGGCGCCATGCAGGTATACGAACAAGCGCGCAATGCCGGCCGCACTCCCAACTGCCCACGCCCGTGA
- a CDS encoding RodZ domain-containing protein, translating into MSDTHYSESQVNSATVSPGDMVRRQREQQGISLVDASRALNLRPAVVDGLENDNYDEIPVPAYRRGYLRAYAKFLGLDERPVLEAYTAQYGGQDVERKVTPVQVSKPPSRIGAWLFKLVTLLIIVGLIALTVMWWQSRGDSSLPGFGFNSSPAPMEESGDLPTSDDSSAADDSLDAGDMQDMTTGELDMQEPVDPINDELDTPSAPMDATPGSQTNNDMPLVSAPESDQTDTQSNPAAEEEIEDASAQDAADEPSTIDADSTADEAQESATEDGLARLELTFNEQSWTEIFDATNQRVFVGLQSPGTSASVEGEPPFRLTVGNATGVELRYQGEPVDLVAQAGANNVARFTLGE; encoded by the coding sequence ATGAGCGACACTCACTACTCTGAAAGCCAAGTTAACAGCGCAACGGTTTCACCCGGTGACATGGTCCGTCGTCAACGCGAACAACAGGGCATATCGCTTGTCGATGCCTCCCGCGCCCTGAACCTGCGTCCGGCCGTTGTCGATGGTCTGGAAAACGACAACTACGATGAAATTCCCGTACCGGCTTACCGGCGCGGTTATCTGCGTGCCTACGCCAAGTTTCTCGGACTTGATGAACGCCCGGTGCTCGAGGCTTACACTGCGCAATACGGCGGCCAGGATGTCGAACGCAAGGTGACACCGGTACAGGTGTCCAAACCGCCGTCACGCATCGGCGCCTGGCTGTTCAAGCTAGTGACGCTGTTGATTATCGTCGGCTTGATCGCCCTGACCGTGATGTGGTGGCAGAGCCGGGGCGACAGCTCCCTGCCCGGCTTCGGCTTCAACTCCTCGCCGGCGCCCATGGAGGAGTCCGGCGACTTGCCGACATCGGATGATTCATCTGCAGCAGATGACTCGCTGGATGCCGGAGACATGCAGGACATGACTACCGGTGAACTGGACATGCAAGAGCCGGTTGACCCCATCAATGATGAGCTGGACACCCCCTCGGCGCCAATGGATGCGACTCCCGGATCGCAGACCAACAACGACATGCCGCTGGTCTCGGCACCGGAAAGCGATCAAACCGATACCCAGTCGAACCCCGCCGCCGAGGAAGAAATCGAAGACGCCTCAGCGCAGGATGCCGCTGACGAGCCTTCCACCATTGACGCCGACAGCACGGCCGACGAAGCGCAGGAAAGCGCAACCGAAGATGGCCTGGCGCGGCTGGAACTGACCTTCAACGAGCAATCGTGGACGGAGATATTCGACGCCACCAACCAGCGCGTTTTCGTGGGCCTGCAATCGCCCGGCACTTCCGCCAGTGTCGAAGGCGAGCCGCCATTTCGCTTGACCGTGGGCAACGCCACCGGTGTCGAGCTGCGCTACCAGGGCGAGCCTGTCGACCTGGTAGCCCAGGCCGGTGCCAACAACGTTGCCCGCTTTACTCTAGGAGAGTGA
- the aroE gene encoding shikimate dehydrogenase, whose amino-acid sequence MTQRYCVFGHPVGHSKSPLIHAEFAHQTHQTIEYSAIEAPLDDFAGAWRRFVEGGGRGANVTVPFKQEAFALCDTLSHRALRAGAVNTLIVGGNGRTYGDNTDGMGLVRDLAYHRVAVKDARILVVGAGGAVRGLLEPLLNEAPAAVAVVNRTAAKAEALAADFSGLGLITGGGFETLAGSYDLVINGTSASLSGDLPPLPDDVFAKRAWAYDMMYSSEPTVFLQWAGPRGARLLDGLGMLVEQAAESFFLWRNVRPETSPVRDLLRKSLDY is encoded by the coding sequence ATGACGCAACGCTACTGTGTATTCGGCCATCCAGTCGGCCACTCCAAATCGCCCTTGATCCATGCCGAGTTCGCCCACCAGACGCACCAGACAATCGAATACAGCGCCATCGAAGCGCCGCTGGACGATTTCGCCGGGGCGTGGCGGCGCTTCGTCGAGGGGGGAGGACGAGGCGCCAATGTCACCGTGCCTTTCAAGCAGGAGGCGTTTGCGCTGTGCGATACCCTGAGCCATCGGGCCCTGCGGGCCGGCGCGGTCAACACCCTGATCGTCGGCGGGAACGGCCGTACTTACGGGGACAACACCGATGGTATGGGCCTGGTGCGCGACCTGGCCTACCATCGTGTGGCCGTGAAGGATGCTCGCATTTTGGTGGTGGGAGCCGGAGGCGCGGTGCGCGGGCTGCTCGAACCCCTGCTCAACGAAGCGCCCGCCGCCGTGGCGGTGGTCAACCGTACCGCCGCCAAGGCGGAAGCGCTGGCGGCAGATTTCAGTGGCCTGGGTCTGATCACGGGCGGCGGCTTCGAGACTCTGGCGGGCAGTTACGACCTGGTGATCAACGGCACCAGCGCGAGCCTGAGCGGTGATTTGCCGCCTTTACCCGACGATGTCTTCGCCAAGCGGGCCTGGGCCTACGACATGATGTACTCCAGCGAACCCACGGTTTTCCTACAGTGGGCCGGGCCACGTGGGGCTCGGCTTCTCGATGGGCTGGGCATGCTGGTGGAGCAGGCGGCGGAGTCGTTCTTCCTGTGGCGCAATGTGCGCCCCGAAACCTCACCGGTGCGTGATTTACTGCGTAAATCGCTGGATTACTGA
- the der gene encoding ribosome biogenesis GTPase Der produces the protein MTPVIALVGRPNVGKSTLFNRLTRSRDALVADFPGLTRDRKYGNGMLGGKAYTVIDTGGISGDEEGIDAVMAEQSLAAIDEADIVLFLVDARAGLNVADEAIANHLRVNQKKTWLVVNKIDGLEEHSAMAEFWKLGLGDPWPIAAEHGRNVSTLIDVVLEPFPERDESIPADTGTKGIRIGVIGRPNVGKSTLVNRLLGEERVVVFDEAGTTRDAIEIPFERRGKPYVLVDTAGVRRRKNVSEIAEKFSIIKTLEAIKECHVAVMVLDARTGLVEQDLHLLDYVLTSGRALVLAVNKWDGLESEAKDKMRNEIKRRLGFADYAEMHFISALHGTAVGDLYPSIERAFNAANAHWSTNRLTTLLQDAVSQHPPPLVHGRRIKLRMAHQGGSNPPIIVVHGNQTGSLPEAYRRYLTNTFRKVLKVRGTPMRFEFRSGNNPFDPMAGASDKEKAKKRELNRTREARKGRR, from the coding sequence ATGACACCAGTCATCGCTCTGGTCGGCCGCCCCAACGTGGGCAAGTCGACCCTGTTCAACCGCCTGACTCGCTCGCGTGACGCGCTGGTCGCCGACTTTCCGGGTCTGACCCGGGATCGCAAGTACGGCAATGGCATGTTGGGCGGCAAAGCTTACACGGTAATCGATACCGGTGGCATCAGCGGCGACGAGGAAGGTATCGATGCCGTCATGGCCGAGCAGTCGCTGGCGGCGATCGACGAGGCCGATATCGTCCTGTTCTTGGTCGATGCCCGCGCCGGATTGAATGTCGCCGATGAAGCGATCGCCAACCACCTGCGCGTCAACCAGAAGAAGACCTGGCTGGTAGTCAACAAGATCGACGGGCTCGAAGAGCACTCCGCCATGGCGGAGTTCTGGAAGCTGGGGCTGGGCGACCCCTGGCCGATCGCAGCGGAGCACGGACGCAACGTCTCCACGCTGATCGACGTGGTGCTCGAACCCTTCCCCGAGCGCGACGAGAGCATTCCCGCCGACACCGGCACCAAGGGGATTCGCATCGGCGTCATCGGCCGCCCCAACGTGGGCAAGTCTACCTTGGTCAATCGCCTGCTGGGCGAAGAGCGCGTGGTGGTGTTCGATGAAGCTGGCACCACCCGCGACGCCATCGAGATTCCCTTCGAGCGTCGCGGCAAGCCCTACGTGCTGGTGGACACCGCGGGCGTGCGGCGGCGCAAGAATGTCAGCGAGATCGCCGAGAAGTTCTCCATTATCAAGACCCTCGAGGCGATCAAGGAGTGCCATGTGGCGGTCATGGTGCTGGATGCCCGCACCGGCCTGGTGGAACAGGATCTACACCTGCTCGACTACGTTCTCACCTCGGGGCGCGCCCTGGTCCTGGCGGTGAACAAGTGGGACGGTCTGGAGAGCGAAGCCAAGGACAAGATGCGCAACGAGATCAAGCGCCGCCTGGGGTTCGCCGACTATGCCGAAATGCACTTCATCTCCGCCCTGCACGGTACCGCGGTAGGCGATCTCTACCCTTCTATCGAGCGCGCCTTCAACGCTGCCAATGCCCACTGGTCGACCAACCGTCTCACCACCCTGCTGCAGGATGCCGTCAGCCAGCATCCGCCGCCCCTGGTACACGGACGGCGGATCAAGCTGCGCATGGCCCACCAGGGCGGCAGCAACCCGCCGATCATCGTGGTTCACGGCAACCAGACGGGTTCACTGCCGGAAGCGTATCGCCGCTACCTCACGAATACCTTTCGCAAGGTACTCAAGGTGCGCGGAACGCCGATGCGTTTCGAGTTCCGCTCCGGTAACAACCCCTTCGACCCCATGGCCGGCGCCAGCGACAAGGAAAAGGCCAAGAAACGCGAGCTCAACCGTACCAGGGAGGCGCGCAAGGGCCGCCGCTGA
- a CDS encoding ATP-binding protein: MDAELSRRLTRLLDHVDHWLPPAPESVDWDTHVAAIWQRHPLGGRLLPIPPRDALGLDDLLGIERQKLALVDNTRAFLRGFPANHVLLWGARGSGKSSLIRALLNSLAADGLRMIQVDRHDLAGLPMLVEQLRHSSHRFVVYCDDLSFEGNDDAYKALKSVLDGALTGPPPNVLLYATSNRRHLLPESMEDNSGSRLVGEELHHGDAVEEKISLSDRFGLWLSFYPFDQDAYLEACCHWVAQLGRAEDWGAEARAEAIRFATLRGGRSGRSAWQFAAQWVGRKRLAENK, translated from the coding sequence ATGGATGCTGAATTGAGCCGGCGCTTGACGCGCCTTCTGGATCATGTCGATCACTGGTTGCCACCCGCTCCGGAGTCCGTGGACTGGGACACCCATGTCGCGGCTATCTGGCAGCGGCATCCGCTGGGTGGGCGGCTGTTGCCGATACCCCCGCGAGATGCGCTGGGGCTGGATGACCTGCTGGGCATCGAACGCCAGAAGCTGGCGCTGGTGGACAATACTCGGGCCTTTCTGCGCGGTTTTCCCGCCAACCACGTGCTGTTGTGGGGAGCCAGGGGTAGCGGCAAGTCCTCGCTGATACGGGCGCTACTCAACTCGCTGGCGGCCGACGGCTTGCGCATGATCCAGGTGGATCGCCATGACCTGGCGGGCTTGCCCATGCTGGTCGAGCAGCTACGTCATTCGTCCCATCGTTTCGTGGTGTATTGCGACGATCTGTCGTTCGAAGGCAACGACGATGCCTACAAGGCGCTCAAGAGCGTGCTCGATGGCGCCCTGACCGGACCGCCACCCAATGTGCTGCTGTATGCCACATCCAACCGGCGCCATCTACTGCCGGAATCGATGGAGGACAACAGCGGCTCGCGGCTGGTGGGGGAGGAGCTGCATCACGGCGATGCGGTGGAGGAGAAGATCTCGCTGTCGGATCGTTTCGGCCTGTGGCTCAGCTTCTACCCGTTCGACCAGGACGCTTACCTGGAGGCGTGCTGCCATTGGGTCGCCCAGTTGGGCCGCGCCGAAGACTGGGGGGCCGAGGCACGGGCCGAGGCGATTCGTTTCGCCACGCTGCGCGGTGGGCGCAGCGGACGCAGTGCCTGGCAGTTCGCGGCGCAGTGGGTGGGCCGCAAGCGCTTGGCGGAAAACAAATGA
- the ispG gene encoding flavodoxin-dependent (E)-4-hydroxy-3-methylbut-2-enyl-diphosphate synthase, producing the protein MHAASPIQRRQSRQIHVGNVAVGGNAPISVQSMTNTDTLDVAATVAQIRQLENAGADIVRVSVPDMDAAEAFGKIKREVNVPLVADIHFDYKIALRVAELGVDCLRINPGNIGREDRVRAVVSAARDNGIPIRIGVNAGSLEKDLQKKYGEPTPEALVESAMRHIDHLERLDFPEFKVSVKASDVFMAVAAYRSLASRIEQPLHLGITEAGGLRSGTVKSSIGLGMLLMDGIGDTIRVSLAADPVEEIKVGFDMLKSLRLRAKGINFIACPSCSRQNFDVISTMNALEERLQDVMTPLDVSVIGCVVNGPGEAKETDIGLTGGSPANLVYIDGKPASKLRNDNLVDDLEALIRDKVREKQLKQQDTIARSV; encoded by the coding sequence ATGCACGCCGCATCTCCGATTCAACGTCGCCAGTCTCGCCAGATCCACGTCGGCAATGTCGCCGTCGGCGGTAACGCGCCGATTTCCGTGCAGAGCATGACCAATACCGACACGCTGGACGTCGCCGCGACCGTGGCCCAGATTCGTCAACTGGAAAACGCTGGCGCCGATATCGTGCGGGTTTCCGTACCGGACATGGATGCTGCCGAGGCGTTCGGCAAGATCAAGCGCGAAGTCAACGTGCCGCTGGTCGCCGATATCCACTTCGATTACAAGATCGCCCTGCGCGTCGCCGAACTGGGAGTGGACTGCCTGCGCATCAACCCCGGCAATATCGGCCGCGAGGATCGTGTTCGCGCCGTGGTCAGCGCCGCCCGCGATAACGGCATCCCTATTCGCATCGGCGTCAATGCTGGTTCGCTGGAAAAGGACCTGCAGAAGAAGTACGGCGAGCCCACGCCCGAGGCCCTGGTGGAGTCCGCCATGCGCCATATCGATCATCTCGAGCGACTCGACTTCCCCGAATTCAAGGTCAGCGTCAAGGCCTCGGATGTGTTCATGGCCGTGGCCGCTTATCGCTCGCTGGCCAGCCGCATCGAGCAGCCGCTGCATCTGGGCATCACCGAAGCCGGCGGCCTGCGCTCGGGTACGGTCAAGTCTTCGATCGGACTCGGCATGCTGTTGATGGACGGCATCGGCGACACCATTCGCGTGTCGCTGGCAGCCGACCCGGTCGAGGAGATCAAGGTCGGCTTCGACATGCTGAAAAGCTTGCGCCTGCGGGCCAAGGGCATCAACTTCATCGCCTGCCCCAGTTGCTCGCGGCAGAACTTCGATGTCATCAGCACCATGAATGCCCTCGAGGAGCGTCTGCAGGACGTCATGACGCCCCTCGACGTTTCCGTGATCGGCTGTGTGGTCAATGGTCCCGGCGAGGCCAAGGAGACCGATATCGGCCTGACCGGCGGTAGCCCGGCCAACCTGGTCTACATCGACGGCAAGCCCGCCAGCAAGTTGCGCAACGACAACCTGGTAGATGACCTGGAAGCCTTGATCCGCGACAAAGTACGTGAAAAGCAGTTGAAGCAACAGGATACGATAGCCCGCAGCGTCTAG
- the bamB gene encoding outer membrane protein assembly factor BamB, which translates to MNSFLTLRLPLLAAGTLALALVAGCANKSEPVYTPKELQGFDESSTLDSQWKYGVGDGLGRARYPIAPARDGNMVFAADAEGYVVALNAQNGSRQWEVELDTPISSALTAIAGNVYVGSRNGEVLALSQQDGDVVWRSRVPSEVLAAPQANQELLVVQSVDGTVTALDRANGTERWVYSSSQPALTLRGTGTPQVIPPVSFVGLANGRLVTLDNRNGQPLWEMQIAVPQGRSEIDRLVDLAGQPVLTQDGRLFVSSYNGRLVALEATRGEIMWEYDHSSRHTPVLVGNFLFTVSDDSHVIALDAQTGRELWRNDDLEGRWLTSPAFVDGRLALGDYEGYLHLIGASEGDIVGRTRIHKSGISVRPVTDGKTIHVLSNNGRLETLEVNP; encoded by the coding sequence ATGAATTCCTTCCTAACGCTACGTCTGCCGCTGCTGGCCGCCGGCACCCTGGCCCTGGCTCTGGTGGCGGGTTGCGCCAACAAGAGCGAGCCCGTGTACACGCCGAAGGAACTCCAGGGGTTCGACGAGAGTTCGACCCTCGATAGCCAGTGGAAGTATGGCGTCGGCGACGGCCTGGGCCGAGCCCGCTACCCCATCGCCCCGGCCCGGGACGGCAACATGGTTTTCGCCGCCGATGCCGAAGGCTACGTGGTGGCGCTGAATGCCCAAAACGGCTCGCGCCAGTGGGAGGTCGAGCTCGACACGCCCATTTCCAGCGCGCTCACCGCCATCGCCGGTAATGTCTACGTCGGCAGTCGCAACGGCGAGGTCCTGGCCCTGTCCCAGCAGGACGGTGACGTGGTGTGGCGCTCCAGGGTTCCCAGCGAAGTCCTGGCGGCCCCCCAGGCCAATCAGGAGCTGCTGGTCGTTCAGAGCGTCGACGGTACCGTCACCGCGCTCGATCGCGCCAACGGTACCGAACGCTGGGTCTACAGCAGTTCGCAACCGGCGCTGACCCTGCGCGGCACCGGCACTCCCCAGGTCATTCCCCCGGTCTCCTTCGTCGGCCTGGCCAACGGCCGCCTGGTGACACTGGACAATCGTAACGGCCAGCCGCTGTGGGAGATGCAGATCGCCGTACCCCAAGGGCGAAGCGAAATCGACCGGCTGGTGGATCTTGCCGGGCAACCGGTACTGACCCAGGACGGCCGACTGTTCGTGAGCAGTTACAACGGCCGCCTGGTGGCGCTCGAGGCCACCCGCGGCGAGATCATGTGGGAATACGACCACTCCAGCCGCCACACGCCGGTGCTGGTGGGCAACTTTCTGTTCACCGTCAGCGATGACAGCCACGTGATCGCCCTCGATGCCCAGACCGGTCGCGAGCTATGGCGCAACGACGACCTCGAAGGCCGCTGGCTGACGTCGCCGGCATTCGTCGACGGCCGCCTGGCCCTGGGCGATTACGAAGGCTATCTTCACCTTATCGGTGCCAGCGAAGGCGATATCGTCGGTCGCACCCGCATCCACAAGTCGGGGATAAGCGTACGCCCCGTGACCGATGGAAAGACGATTCATGTCCTTTCCAACAATGGTCGCCTGGAAACCCTGGAAGTGAATCCATGA
- the hisS gene encoding histidine--tRNA ligase: MNDLLPGDSPRWQFLEAKVRRLMQRYGFDEIRMPILEQTALFARSIGEVTDIVEKEMYTFEDRNGDSLTLRPEGTASCVRAALEHGLLHNQTQRLWYQGPMFRHERPQKGRYRQFHQVGVEAYGFDGPDIDAEVILLSARLWQELGLADHVTLELNSLGSSEARSAYRATLVEYFNDHRDVLDEDSLRRLESNPLRILDSKNPAMAEMLDGAPQLMDHLDEESRRHFEQLTTMLQAAGIDYVVNPRLVRGLDYYCRTVFEWTTTALGSQGTVCAGGRYDGLVEQLGGKPTPAVGFAMGIERLVLLLETLDLVPADAMGGCDVYMLPMDDSATVAALTLAEQLRGALPELRLQMHCGGGSFKSRMKKADKSGATLAVLIGDEELAQHSATVKFLRDDRDQRSLPQAELAVELHGLLETPEA; the protein is encoded by the coding sequence ATGAACGACCTGCTGCCCGGCGACAGCCCGCGCTGGCAGTTTCTGGAAGCCAAGGTACGCCGCCTCATGCAGCGCTACGGTTTCGACGAGATTCGCATGCCGATCCTCGAGCAGACCGCGCTATTCGCCCGCTCGATCGGTGAAGTCACCGATATCGTCGAGAAGGAGATGTACACCTTCGAGGACCGCAATGGCGATAGTCTCACCCTGCGTCCCGAGGGAACCGCCAGCTGCGTGCGTGCCGCCCTGGAGCACGGGCTGCTGCACAACCAGACCCAACGGCTGTGGTACCAGGGCCCGATGTTTCGCCACGAACGTCCGCAGAAGGGCCGCTATCGGCAGTTTCATCAGGTTGGCGTGGAGGCCTACGGCTTCGACGGCCCCGATATCGATGCCGAGGTGATCCTGCTCTCCGCTCGGCTTTGGCAGGAGCTCGGCCTGGCCGACCACGTGACCCTGGAACTCAACTCGCTGGGTTCCAGCGAAGCTCGCTCGGCTTATCGCGCCACGCTGGTGGAGTATTTCAACGACCACCGCGATGTGCTCGACGAGGACTCCCTGCGCCGGCTGGAAAGCAATCCCCTGCGCATTCTGGACTCCAAGAACCCGGCCATGGCCGAGATGCTCGACGGCGCTCCCCAGCTGATGGATCACCTTGACGAGGAGTCCCGCCGGCACTTCGAACAGCTGACCACCATGCTGCAAGCCGCCGGCATCGACTACGTCGTCAATCCGCGCCTGGTACGCGGCCTGGATTATTACTGCCGCACCGTGTTCGAGTGGACCACCACGGCGCTTGGCAGCCAGGGAACCGTATGCGCCGGCGGACGTTACGACGGCCTGGTGGAGCAGCTCGGCGGCAAGCCGACACCCGCCGTGGGTTTCGCCATGGGCATCGAGCGGCTGGTACTGCTGCTGGAAACCCTCGACCTGGTGCCCGCCGACGCCATGGGCGGCTGCGATGTGTACATGCTGCCCATGGACGACAGTGCAACCGTGGCGGCCTTGACGCTTGCCGAACAGCTGCGCGGCGCCCTGCCCGAGCTGCGTTTGCAGATGCACTGCGGCGGCGGCAGCTTCAAGAGTCGAATGAAGAAGGCCGACAAGAGCGGCGCCACGCTGGCCGTACTGATTGGCGATGAGGAACTGGCCCAGCACTCGGCCACGGTGAAGTTTTTGCGCGACGATCGCGACCAGCGCAGCCTGCCCCAGGCGGAACTTGCCGTCGAGCTGCACGGCCTGCTCGAAACGCCCGAGGCCTGA
- a CDS encoding YfgM family protein, producing MAELRTEEEQLDALKRWWKANGTSLIAGVVIAAAGVFGWNAWENYQANQAQAASMRYQQLATVASDSELDDAGIEQARRLVDELVDEHGGTLYAELALLLDTRLAVQQGDLEGAQAALEQVIDTSSRRYVQSLARLRLARLALEADDAERALTLLDDPISDALSAQRANVRGDALSALGRDDEARQAWQEALAMAEAKDQPLYGVSFKLDDLGTQETAL from the coding sequence GTGGCGGAGCTGAGAACCGAAGAAGAACAACTGGATGCGCTCAAGCGTTGGTGGAAGGCCAATGGCACATCGCTGATTGCCGGGGTGGTGATCGCCGCCGCAGGGGTATTCGGCTGGAATGCCTGGGAGAATTATCAAGCGAACCAGGCCCAGGCTGCGTCCATGCGTTACCAGCAACTGGCCACGGTGGCCTCCGACAGCGAACTGGATGATGCCGGCATCGAACAAGCCCGGCGCCTGGTAGACGAACTGGTCGACGAGCACGGCGGTACGCTCTATGCCGAACTGGCCCTGCTGCTCGATACACGCCTGGCCGTACAGCAGGGTGACCTGGAAGGCGCGCAGGCGGCACTGGAACAGGTAATCGATACCTCCTCGCGGCGATATGTGCAGAGCCTTGCCAGACTGCGCCTGGCCCGCCTGGCGCTGGAAGCTGACGACGCGGAACGTGCCCTCACGCTACTCGACGACCCCATCAGCGATGCGCTGTCCGCCCAGCGAGCCAATGTTCGCGGCGATGCCCTCAGTGCCCTCGGTCGCGACGACGAGGCCCGGCAGGCGTGGCAGGAAGCCCTGGCCATGGCAGAGGCCAAAGACCAGCCCCTTTACGGCGTAAGTTTCAAATTGGACGACCTTGGCACCCAGGAGACCGCATTATGA